GCCGCGCGGTCACCCCACCCGAATCACGACTTTGCCGCCGGCGTGGCCGCGCCCAATATGGGCAAAAGCTTGGGCGGCCTGCTCGAACGGGTACACCCGGTCGATCACCGGCCGGACCGCTCCCGCCTCGACCAAGGCCAACAGGTCGCGCAGCAGGCGGCCGTCTTTGTTGTCGGCGGCCACCAGGGCCACCCGTTTCGGCGCGCGTTTCCGGGCGGCGGCCAACCCCACCGCCGCGGTGTGGCCCACGCCCCCGAATCCGACCGAGGCGATCACCCCGCCCGGTTTCAGCGCGCGTCGAAGTTCCGCCACGCTCCGGTTCGCCGCCACGTCGACGATGCCGTCATACGCCTCACCCGCCGCCGTGAAGTCTTCCTTCGCGTAGTCGACCACCCTGTCGGCGCCAATCCCCCGGACCAGTTCGGCGTGGTTCGCCCCGCACACCCCCGTCACCCGGGCGCCAAGAGCCTTGGCGAGTTGGACCGCGAACGTGCCGACCCCGCCGGCGGCACCGTTCACCAG
The Bifidobacteriaceae bacterium DNA segment above includes these coding regions:
- a CDS encoding NAD(P)-dependent alcohol dehydrogenase, which encodes MKAQVYSRYGGPDQLRLAEVARPRARPDGVLVRVEAASLNAYDWRLLRGDPAAVRLLQGLFRPKNQVLGSDMAGTVAAVGADVGSLKVGDQVFGSSGASWTGGLAEFAAARAAGLAVKPANLSFEQAAALPMAGVTALAAVREVVGVKDGMDVLVNGAAGGVGTFAVQLAKALGARVTGVCGANHAELVRGIGADRVVDYAKEDFTAAGEAYDGIVDVAANRSVAELRRALKPGGVIASVGFGGVGHTAAVGLAAARKRAPKRVALVAADNKDGRLLRDLLALVEAGAVRPVIDRVYPFEQAAQAFAHIGRGHAGGKVVIRVG